Proteins co-encoded in one Bacteroidia bacterium genomic window:
- a CDS encoding SprT-like domain-containing protein, which yields MRDLLFDDKQAAEYIAKSINDNFFDKKLPPVCITFSPQKKSYGHFGANRWRRFDDLYHEINLSPIHIDSILQATVTLFHEMIHLYHFVNNVNDVSRNGRHKKVFLNACLDHHLFARSTKAHFKVETPAVLELQDEAFKTWFEKLLEELKEKFGEEYLEKLFVINYLPIQSPTASLENKKISTSFICEDSGRRFRLPKKYVTDLLAEDEDLSGRVFSPYTGGLAIYINK from the coding sequence ATGAGAGATTTATTATTTGATGACAAACAAGCCGCAGAATATATTGCTAAAAGTATTAATGACAACTTTTTTGACAAAAAATTACCACCGGTTTGTATTACTTTTTCGCCACAGAAAAAAAGTTATGGGCATTTCGGTGCTAACCGTTGGCGGCGGTTTGATGATTTATACCATGAAATTAACCTTTCACCGATCCACATTGACAGCATTTTACAAGCCACTGTCACTTTGTTTCACGAAATGATCCACCTTTATCACTTCGTAAACAACGTGAATGATGTTTCCCGAAACGGGCGGCACAAGAAGGTATTTTTAAATGCTTGTTTGGATCATCATCTTTTCGCACGCTCGACGAAAGCACATTTTAAAGTTGAAACCCCGGCGGTTTTAGAATTACAGGACGAAGCATTTAAAACGTGGTTTGAAAAATTGCTTGAAGAATTAAAAGAAAAGTTTGGAGAAGAATATTTAGAAAAATTATTTGTAATAAATTATTTACCAATCCAATCACCGACTGCGAGTTTAGAAAATAAAAAAATATCGACAAGTTTTATTTGCGAAGATTCGGGCAGACGCTTTAGATTACCAAAAAAATACGTGACCGATCTCTTAGCCGAAGACGAAGATTTATCAGGCCGCGTATTTTCACCTTATACAGGAGGACTAGCTATTTATATTAATAAATAA
- a CDS encoding DUF2213 domain-containing protein, producing the protein MKYVYEAKLSEHIARDNIGQLICTDVPIARSGSQDYLEDEINGNGSTRIIKLQRPWQVVKESAPSFEGKPFIKGHPADDVTVENIKALQGGHVQNVRADDEKEMLIADIVVSDPKMIELIETKKMRDISCGYFYSAEGHVVTKIVGEHVALVEEGRAGNTRILDALRQRFDTFLTEMPVTEAKVGDWLYLTNADGDYSFVEVIKIIKRGTQRLLLITDHISKSVAFTFDENDVVKGLIRDIVEVEYKDPTEEEIKKEISQKLGDTDRKIRRLALNKEKYDRFKKAFDYRYDFTTDQEYNKPSIAQLNKWLRHEDKKVADREKVSLYNYGIFNKDDELVAYVAIDRNMEKGTVIQRSLAAVFTSDNWEEILEKSYIRSLKKEIANFGYIKALHNKTWLN; encoded by the coding sequence ATGAAATATGTATATGAAGCAAAGTTATCTGAGCATATCGCACGCGATAATATCGGCCAACTTATTTGTACTGATGTTCCTATCGCACGCAGTGGATCCCAGGACTATTTAGAAGATGAAATCAATGGTAACGGGTCTACCCGTATTATTAAATTACAACGGCCGTGGCAAGTGGTTAAAGAATCCGCTCCTTCATTTGAAGGTAAGCCCTTTATTAAGGGCCACCCTGCAGATGATGTTACGGTTGAAAATATTAAAGCTTTACAAGGAGGGCACGTACAAAACGTGCGCGCTGATGATGAAAAAGAAATGTTAATAGCGGATATCGTTGTTAGTGATCCGAAAATGATTGAATTAATCGAAACCAAAAAAATGCGTGATATCTCGTGCGGTTATTTTTATTCCGCAGAAGGCCACGTTGTTACTAAAATTGTCGGTGAGCACGTTGCACTTGTTGAAGAAGGTCGCGCGGGCAATACGCGGATTTTGGACGCTTTGCGCCAACGATTTGATACTTTTTTAACAGAAATGCCTGTTACAGAAGCAAAAGTCGGTGACTGGTTATATTTAACGAATGCTGATGGCGACTATAGTTTTGTAGAAGTTATTAAAATCATCAAGCGCGGTACGCAGCGATTATTATTAATTACTGATCATATTTCAAAATCTGTTGCTTTCACTTTTGATGAAAATGACGTCGTAAAGGGTTTGATTCGCGATATTGTAGAAGTTGAATATAAAGATCCTACCGAGGAAGAAATAAAAAAAGAAATCAGCCAAAAACTCGGTGATACCGATCGCAAAATTAGACGGCTTGCTCTAAATAAAGAAAAATATGATCGGTTTAAAAAAGCTTTCGATTATCGTTATGATTTTACTACTGATCAAGAATATAATAAACCTTCAATTGCGCAGTTGAACAAATGGCTACGACACGAGGATAAAAAAGTGGCTGACCGCGAAAAGGTCTCGCTTTACAATTATGGTATTTTTAATAAGGATGACGAACTCGTAGCATATGTCGCAATCGACCGGAATATGGAAAAGGGTACTGTTATCCAACGCTCGCTCGCTGCTGTTTTTACAAGCGACAACTGGGAAGAGATTTTAGAGAAGAGTTATATTAGAAGTTTAAAGAAGGAGATTGCTAACTTCGGTTACATTAAAGCACTTCATAATAAAACATGGCTAAATTAA
- a CDS encoding DUF2184 domain-containing protein yields MLKKAHDNRPAFAHYNSGKYSVKSMFPERYRLMTSAQRKAHDASFTFLSNNLAKIDKEIYKPLLNITYVEDAKGCIEVGNELVDAVEFYSSDYTGLADTVNNIFGAKGDIIPRVTGGLIQGRLPVYNFELAYEFKFVELEKLAGKNTPFAIEQVYIDMVNAGWDLFVNRMFYTGIGGEGGLLNHSAVKVYTLPGVTSATIHTVDDAVLIAAFNTMIKNHLVATNYNINTLPDRVIVPTAIAETLANRVSPMYTDYLINFLSTHNLATATARANGIEGHRLEIVGRAQADDLGVADKGRLTLYKRDIKFLKLHIPFDFKSFHTAPDMTSMAYVTLFVGQVAQVQLPYNESSDTHGAVSYYDLAS; encoded by the coding sequence ATGTTAAAAAAAGCACATGACAATCGCCCAGCATTCGCTCATTATAATTCAGGTAAATATTCAGTTAAAAGTATGTTCCCTGAACGCTATCGTTTAATGACAAGCGCTCAACGCAAGGCACACGACGCTAGTTTCACTTTTTTATCAAATAATCTTGCCAAAATTGATAAAGAGATTTATAAACCTTTACTAAATATTACTTATGTCGAAGACGCCAAAGGCTGTATCGAAGTTGGTAATGAATTAGTAGATGCGGTTGAATTCTACTCCAGTGACTACACTGGGTTAGCTGATACCGTTAATAACATCTTCGGGGCAAAGGGAGATATTATCCCACGCGTCACCGGAGGTTTAATCCAAGGTCGCTTACCTGTATATAACTTCGAACTCGCTTATGAATTTAAATTCGTCGAGTTAGAAAAATTAGCAGGTAAAAATACCCCATTCGCTATTGAACAAGTTTATATTGACATGGTTAACGCGGGTTGGGATTTATTTGTTAATAGAATGTTCTACACCGGCATCGGCGGTGAAGGTGGTTTATTAAATCATAGCGCCGTTAAAGTTTATACCTTACCAGGTGTTACGAGCGCGACTATTCATACTGTTGATGACGCAGTCTTAATTGCCGCGTTCAACACGATGATTAAAAACCATCTCGTAGCAACAAACTATAACATCAATACCTTACCGGATCGGGTTATCGTTCCAACAGCTATTGCAGAAACATTAGCAAACCGTGTCTCACCGATGTACACTGATTACCTTATCAACTTCTTAAGCACGCACAATTTAGCGACAGCAACAGCGCGCGCAAACGGAATTGAAGGGCATCGGTTAGAAATCGTTGGTCGGGCACAAGCTGATGACTTAGGTGTCGCAGACAAAGGACGTTTAACACTTTACAAACGTGATATTAAGTTCTTAAAACTTCATATTCCATTTGACTTTAAATCGTTCCATACCGCACCTGATATGACATCAATGGCTTACGTCACTTTATTCGTTGGTCAAGTTGCACAAGTTCAACTTCCTTATAACGAAAGCAGTGACACGCACGGAGCAGTTTCTTATTACGACCTCGCCTCCTAA
- a CDS encoding DUF4054 domain-containing protein: protein MYNNNRYPFPKVIRPRVSRKNPQFTLRQFTLFIPAMKQFVETERGREVFDIYKPIANSKVFHSMMGDEWQMAMALCIAHYISLWAQNATLAERGAGATISAVAALGQPKGLLTSLSVGEVSKSYDFSHTMHEKGIDTIFWNQTEYGRQFYAIWAPKQPLGIGLVGG, encoded by the coding sequence ATGTATAACAATAATCGTTACCCTTTCCCGAAAGTTATCCGCCCGCGCGTTAGTCGTAAAAATCCGCAGTTCACGCTTCGGCAGTTTACTTTATTTATACCAGCGATGAAACAATTTGTAGAAACTGAGCGGGGTCGAGAAGTTTTCGATATTTATAAACCGATCGCTAATAGCAAAGTTTTCCATTCAATGATGGGAGACGAATGGCAAATGGCTATGGCCTTATGTATTGCACATTATATTTCTCTATGGGCACAGAATGCGACGCTTGCTGAACGCGGCGCAGGTGCCACGATTTCCGCGGTTGCTGCTTTAGGCCAACCTAAAGGTTTATTAACCAGCCTCTCAGTAGGTGAAGTGAGTAAATCTTATGATTTCTCGCATACGATGCATGAGAAAGGTATTGATACTATTTTTTGGAACCAGACCGAATATGGGAGACAATTTTATGCTATTTGGGCCCCGAAACAACCACTTGGAATTGGTTTAGTAGGAGGCTAA
- a CDS encoding InlB B-repeat-containing protein, which yields MSYCKRKSNAVTLDPNSATLVNGSRVFSHYWCEPDTVFPLGSGTFASYDLPPGHAKLNTGDAIVGWRIGAGPYAFTPYTQLAWSQMEAGNPINFSIASGNSSHLDKSKIDQLLRTNNSIYPIFNSTRFGISFDLDGGVWTGAAPSGITYAFGAAPTFNPGVGRWKNGYATNGWQVRRGILDFVDIVDYNLPPYIAGPLTLTALWEPIVYNITYIMNGGSGCSNTTYTVETETFNLCTSASRTGYTFGGWYKEAALINKVTEVPKGSTNHKTFYAKWHALNYNITYYLNGGTNNSNNKTSYTIETETFNLLNPSRENYDFAGWYDNANFTGNPITQIVQGSTGHRSFYAKWVPTVYTISYVDGGGCAEHAYTVESGETTLCTSATRSGYTFKGWYDNPSFNGSSTTQIPAGSAGNKTFYAKWEAINYSITYYLDGGSSNPDNPVTYNIETNTFDLFPSSKMGYNFDGWYANSNFSGDPVAQIVKGSTGNKTFYAKWEIITYNITYDLKGGLGCSNRTYTIESETITLCVPTKTGYAFDGWYDVNNKVTNIPAGSIGDRSYYAKWNIINYNITYNMNGGSGCNNTIYTVESGLVNLCTNVSRIGYTFKGWYDNASFNGNPIIQIPAGSVGNKIFYAKWEIITYNIAYNLNGGSSHPDNLATYNIETNTFNLLPSSKVGYNFDGWYDSNNNKVTQITKGSVGDITLSARWSLVTYNITYNMSGGLGCSNRTYTIESETVVLCTTIEKTGYTFDGWYTNSNFSGGIVTEISKGSTGNKTFYAKWGAVTYDITYHLGGGTNHGSNPLNYTIEQVPITLQNASRAGYSFEGWYKEESFINKVTNIPAGSTGNKTFYAKWSVVDYNIIYYLNGGTNPSSNKDGYTVEQLPSTLHDASRPGYAFKGWYDNVSFNGNPITQIPAGSTGNKIFYAKWEIITYNVTYNMNEGNGCSDRTYTVETPTFNLCTSVSRTGYWFKGWYDNAGFNGNPVTQVLKGSTGNKIFYAKWQKRAARVVLYNKYIQYKTGKVHEVNVNPNPTKLFEYDEDIIINLSNMALLDKKKGSIWSYRFIGWTKDGTRYTDDAYNTPSYSYIEGNNNITHGLGKMGSLPNAVDGTINNEVYYAVWERYKSGIKKNNKDLVIYKGDTKLKKITKGSVIIWEKPK from the coding sequence ATGTCATATTGTAAGCGGAAATCCAATGCGGTAACGCTTGATCCAAATAGCGCAACCCTTGTCAACGGATCGAGGGTATTTTCTCACTACTGGTGCGAGCCAGATACTGTTTTTCCTCTCGGTTCTGGTACTTTTGCGTCTTATGATTTACCTCCTGGTCATGCGAAATTAAATACCGGGGACGCTATCGTAGGGTGGCGAATTGGAGCGGGCCCTTATGCTTTTACTCCTTACACGCAGTTGGCGTGGTCTCAGATGGAGGCTGGTAATCCTATTAATTTTAGCATAGCTTCAGGAAATAGCTCTCATTTAGATAAGTCTAAAATAGATCAGTTATTAAGAACCAATAACAGCATATATCCTATTTTTAATAGTACTCGTTTTGGTATTTCTTTTGATTTGGACGGCGGTGTATGGACCGGGGCCGCGCCTTCTGGTATTACGTACGCCTTCGGTGCCGCCCCTACGTTCAATCCTGGGGTAGGTAGGTGGAAAAATGGGTACGCTACCAACGGGTGGCAAGTGCGTCGAGGTATTCTAGATTTTGTGGATATCGTGGATTATAATTTGCCTCCATACATTGCCGGTCCCCTTACATTAACAGCTCTCTGGGAGCCGATTGTTTATAATATTACTTATATTATGAACGGAGGTTCAGGTTGTAGTAATACTACTTATACGGTTGAAACCGAAACGTTTAATCTATGTACGAGCGCTTCTCGCACTGGTTACACTTTTGGGGGTTGGTATAAAGAGGCCGCTCTCATAAACAAAGTTACCGAGGTACCCAAAGGAAGTACTAATCATAAAACTTTTTATGCGAAATGGCATGCGCTTAATTATAATATTACTTATTATTTAAACGGTGGCACAAATAATAGTAATAATAAAACATCTTATACCATTGAAACCGAAACATTTAATTTGCTTAACCCTTCACGTGAAAATTATGATTTTGCAGGGTGGTATGATAATGCTAATTTTACTGGTAACCCTATTACTCAAATTGTTCAGGGTAGTACTGGTCACCGGTCTTTTTATGCAAAATGGGTACCGACAGTTTATACTATTTCTTACGTAGATGGTGGCGGATGCGCTGAACATGCTTACACGGTTGAATCGGGTGAAACGACGTTGTGTACAAGTGCCACGAGATCTGGTTATACTTTTAAAGGTTGGTATGACAATCCCAGTTTTAATGGGAGCTCCACAACGCAAATACCAGCAGGCAGTGCAGGTAATAAAACCTTTTATGCGAAGTGGGAAGCAATTAATTATAGTATTACTTATTATTTGGACGGTGGCTCCAGCAATCCAGATAACCCTGTTACTTATAACATTGAAACAAATACTTTTGATTTATTTCCTTCATCAAAAATGGGATATAATTTCGATGGCTGGTATGCCAATAGCAACTTCAGCGGCGACCCAGTGGCGCAAATTGTTAAAGGAAGTACTGGTAATAAAACTTTTTATGCAAAATGGGAAATAATCACTTATAATATTACTTATGATTTAAAAGGAGGCTTAGGCTGTAGTAACCGTACTTATACAATTGAATCTGAAACGATTACCCTGTGCGTACCGACGAAAACCGGTTATGCTTTTGATGGCTGGTATGATGTTAATAATAAAGTCACTAATATTCCAGCAGGTAGTATTGGGGATCGTTCATATTATGCAAAATGGAATATAATCAATTATAATATTACGTATAACATGAACGGGGGTTCGGGTTGTAATAATACCATTTATACGGTTGAGTCCGGGTTAGTTAACCTGTGCACGAATGTGTCTCGTATAGGATATACTTTTAAAGGTTGGTATGACAATGCCAGTTTTAACGGGAACCCTATAATACAAATACCAGCAGGTAGTGTAGGTAATAAAATCTTTTATGCGAAGTGGGAAATAATTACTTATAACATTGCTTATAATTTAAATGGCGGTTCCAGCCATCCAGATAACCTTGCCACTTATAACATTGAAACAAATACTTTTAATTTACTTCCTTCATCAAAGGTGGGATATAATTTCGATGGTTGGTATGATAGTAACAATAATAAGGTAACACAAATAACCAAAGGCAGCGTGGGGGATATAACGTTATCAGCGCGCTGGTCCCTCGTAACTTATAATATAACTTATAACATGAGCGGGGGTTTGGGTTGTAGTAACCGCACTTATACAATTGAATCTGAAACGGTTGTTTTGTGCACAACTATTGAAAAAACCGGTTACACTTTCGATGGTTGGTATACCAATAGCAACTTCAGCGGTGGTATAGTAACAGAAATTAGTAAAGGAAGTACTGGTAACAAAACTTTTTATGCAAAATGGGGCGCGGTTACTTATGATATCACCTATCACTTGGGAGGAGGTACCAACCACGGATCTAATCCCCTTAATTACACGATTGAACAAGTACCTATTACTTTACAAAATGCTTCGCGTGCAGGGTATTCTTTTGAGGGCTGGTATAAAGAAGAGAGCTTCATAAATAAAGTTACAAATATTCCTGCAGGTAGCACGGGTAATAAAACCTTTTATGCGAAGTGGTCAGTTGTCGATTATAACATTATTTATTATTTAAACGGTGGTACTAATCCCTCTTCTAATAAAGACGGGTACACGGTTGAACAATTACCTTCCACGTTACACGACGCCTCGCGCCCGGGGTATGCTTTTAAAGGTTGGTATGATAATGTTAGTTTTAATGGGAACCCTATAACACAAATACCAGCAGGTAGTACGGGTAATAAAATCTTTTATGCGAAGTGGGAAATAATTACTTACAATGTCACCTATAATATGAACGAGGGTAACGGTTGTAGTGACCGTACTTATACAGTTGAGACGCCGACGTTTAATTTATGTACAAGCGTTTCTCGTACAGGGTACTGGTTTAAGGGCTGGTATGACAATGCCGGTTTTAACGGGAACCCTGTTACACAGGTTCTCAAAGGCAGCACGGGCAATAAAATCTTTTATGCGAAGTGGCAAAAGCGTGCCGCGCGCGTGGTGCTGTATAATAAATATATTCAATATAAAACCGGCAAGGTTCATGAAGTTAATGTTAATCCTAACCCTACCAAACTGTTTGAGTATGATGAAGATATAATCATTAATTTAAGTAACATGGCTCTTCTTGATAAGAAAAAAGGTTCTATTTGGTCTTACCGATTTATCGGGTGGACAAAAGACGGGACTCGTTATACCGACGATGCTTATAATACACCCTCATATTCTTATATCGAAGGAAATAATAATATTACTCACGGTTTAGGTAAAATGGGATCCTTGCCCAACGCCGTTGATGGCACAATAAATAACGAAGTATATTATGCTGTATGGGAACGGTATAAGAGCGGCATAAAGAAAAACAATAAGGACCTGGTTATATATAAAGGTGATACTAAATTAAAGAAAATAACAAAAGGATCAGTTATTATTTGGGAAAAACCTAAATAA